One window from the genome of bacterium encodes:
- a CDS encoding DedA family protein, which translates to MGGLVEWVISWAQSPAGTTALFVLAFAESSFFPIPPDVLLISMALIRPDAAFVLALVCSAGSVLGGMFGYLIGWLGGRPLLHKVFSEKKIQAVKYAFEKYEVWAIAVAGFTPIPYKVFTLSAGTFEIPFKPFAAVSAVSRSARFFLVAGAIYLWGESVKHLLVKYFNWFSLVFMVLLIGGFALLKFAVGRHKSGVQSDSSESSVQR; encoded by the coding sequence ATGGGCGGTCTCGTCGAATGGGTCATCAGCTGGGCGCAAAGTCCTGCGGGCACCACGGCGCTGTTCGTCCTCGCCTTCGCAGAGTCTTCCTTTTTCCCCATTCCGCCGGACGTGCTTCTCATCTCCATGGCCCTCATAAGGCCCGACGCGGCATTTGTCCTGGCGCTGGTCTGTTCGGCGGGATCCGTATTAGGGGGGATGTTCGGATACCTCATCGGCTGGCTGGGGGGACGTCCCCTGCTTCACAAGGTTTTCTCAGAGAAAAAAATCCAGGCTGTTAAATATGCCTTCGAGAAATACGAGGTCTGGGCCATTGCCGTGGCAGGTTTCACGCCCATTCCCTACAAGGTGTTCACCTTGTCCGCCGGGACCTTCGAGATCCCTTTCAAACCATTCGCGGCCGTCTCCGCCGTCAGCAGAAGCGCCCGCTTTTTCCTCGTCGCCGGAGCCATTTACCTATGGGGCGAATCGGTGAAACATCTCCTGGTGAAATATTTCAACTGGTTCAGTCTTGTTTTCATGGTTCTGCTTATCGGAGGGTTTGCCCTCCTCAAGTTTGCGGTCGGGAGGCACAAGTCCGGCGTGCAAAGTGATAGTTCAGAGTCCAGCGTCCAGAGGTAA
- a CDS encoding protein-L-isoaspartate(D-aspartate) O-methyltransferase gives MRGNSDRQAWAREKMVEKDIIPRGIKDEGVLDAMRKVPRHLFVEGHQRMSAYEDHPLPIGEGQTISQPYIVAAMTEALKLSGTETVLEIGTGSGYQTAILAELAAKVYSVERVPSLTGKARKVLDFLGCGNVLVKLSDGTLGWEEYAPYDRILVTAGAPWVPEPLTEQLKPGGILVIPVGSNSLQELTRVTKGEDGTLREERLGSCVFVRLVGKHGWEAGY, from the coding sequence ATGAGGGGAAATTCAGATCGCCAGGCCTGGGCCCGGGAAAAGATGGTGGAAAAGGACATCATTCCCCGGGGTATCAAGGACGAGGGGGTCCTAGATGCCATGCGAAAGGTACCCAGACACCTTTTCGTGGAAGGGCATCAGCGCATGAGCGCTTACGAGGACCACCCGCTGCCCATCGGAGAGGGGCAGACCATCTCACAACCCTACATTGTGGCTGCCATGACCGAAGCGCTGAAGCTGAGCGGTACGGAAACGGTCCTCGAGATCGGAACGGGCTCCGGCTACCAGACGGCTATCCTGGCCGAACTGGCCGCCAAGGTCTACTCGGTGGAGCGGGTGCCCTCGCTTACCGGCAAGGCCAGGAAGGTTCTCGATTTCCTGGGTTGCGGCAACGTCCTTGTCAAACTGTCTGACGGGACCCTGGGCTGGGAGGAGTACGCGCCCTACGACCGCATCCTGGTGACGGCGGGAGCGCCCTGGGTCCCGGAACCGCTGACCGAGCAGCTCAAACCGGGTGGAATCCTTGTGATCCCGGTGGGTTCCAACAGCCTCCAGGAACTGACCCGCGTGACAAAAGGGGAGGATGGCACCCTGCGGGAAGAACGGCTGGGCAGCTGCGTTTTCGTCAGGCTGGTCGGGAAACACGGCTGGGAGGCCGGGTACTGA
- the surE gene encoding 5'/3'-nucleotidase SurE, whose translation MLILVTNDDGINAPGILALAGALGKLGRVVVVAPDRERSAASHSLTLNHPLRIDELGDDRFAIDGTPTDCVHLATHVLLNGTTPDLLVSGINRGGNMGQDVTYSGTVWAAMEGGLMGVPSLAVSLVDDRYSDYRPAARFAVAAAGWVRERGLPEGTILNINVPDDPDQDIDKFLITRQGFHRWEENVIRNSDPRGRTYYWIGGTRPPYKGPTETDLGAVTAGYISVTPLHVDMTNYRFVEQFKSWQGGDR comes from the coding sequence ATGCTGATCTTAGTCACCAACGATGATGGCATTAACGCGCCGGGCATCCTGGCCCTTGCCGGCGCCCTCGGGAAACTGGGGCGCGTGGTGGTCGTGGCTCCGGACCGGGAACGCAGCGCCGCCAGCCACTCCCTGACCCTGAACCATCCCCTGCGCATCGATGAGCTTGGGGATGACAGGTTCGCCATCGACGGGACACCCACCGATTGCGTACACCTGGCGACCCACGTTCTCCTGAACGGAACGACACCCGACCTCCTCGTTTCGGGGATCAACCGGGGGGGTAACATGGGACAGGACGTCACCTATTCGGGAACTGTCTGGGCTGCCATGGAGGGGGGACTCATGGGGGTGCCGTCCCTTGCCGTTTCCCTGGTCGACGACCGCTACTCGGACTACCGTCCCGCGGCCCGGTTTGCCGTCGCGGCTGCCGGATGGGTCCGCGAAAGAGGTCTCCCCGAAGGAACGATCCTCAACATCAACGTGCCGGACGATCCGGACCAGGATATCGATAAATTCCTCATCACCCGCCAGGGCTTCCACCGATGGGAGGAAAACGTCATCAGGAACAGCGATCCGAGAGGACGCACCTATTACTGGATCGGCGGCACCAGGCCGCCTTACAAGGGACCCACCGAAACGGATCTGGGAGCTGTCACGGCCGGGTACATCAGTGTCACCCCCCTTCACGTCGACATGACCAACTACCGGTTTGTCGAACAGTTCAAAAGTTGGCAGGGGGGGGACAGATGA
- a CDS encoding metallophosphoesterase, whose protein sequence is MRKYTVFFAVALVLAVAAGGCSASVDWSVLPGHLAGGVVVYGDSRTGHDVHLTLVEGMATIEPAAVFHTGDLVDDGRVAGDWIIFNRIISELPSGTPVYPALGNHEEEAQRYFDNFTLPGNEKWYPVDDIEGFHFVVLDTESSLAAGSTQYQWLESELSSSVSATDYTIVTFHYPLFSTGKHRSDEKGIADDLVPLFEQYGVDAVFNGHDHDYERSTVNGIRYIVTGGGGAPLRNQAESSEFSELFLKAYHFCVLFFDEEQNLTVEVWSDKAEMIDSFGITNR, encoded by the coding sequence ATGAGGAAATACACGGTTTTCTTTGCAGTGGCTCTTGTGCTCGCAGTCGCGGCCGGCGGGTGCAGTGCATCCGTGGACTGGTCCGTGCTCCCCGGCCACCTGGCCGGTGGAGTCGTGGTCTACGGAGACAGCCGCACCGGTCACGATGTCCACCTGACACTTGTGGAGGGGATGGCGACCATCGAGCCTGCCGCCGTCTTTCACACCGGCGACCTGGTGGACGACGGCCGGGTGGCCGGTGACTGGATCATCTTCAACCGCATTATTTCAGAGCTGCCATCCGGGACCCCCGTCTACCCCGCATTAGGCAACCACGAGGAGGAAGCCCAGCGTTATTTCGACAATTTTACACTCCCCGGTAACGAGAAGTGGTACCCGGTAGATGACATCGAGGGGTTTCACTTCGTCGTTCTGGACACCGAATCGAGCCTCGCTGCCGGCTCCACTCAGTACCAGTGGCTTGAAAGCGAGCTCTCGTCGAGTGTTTCCGCGACAGACTACACCATCGTGACGTTCCACTACCCCCTGTTCAGCACCGGGAAACACCGTTCTGACGAGAAGGGGATCGCTGACGACCTGGTCCCCCTTTTCGAGCAGTACGGGGTGGATGCCGTTTTCAACGGGCACGACCACGATTACGAGAGGTCAACGGTCAACGGAATCCGGTACATCGTCACCGGCGGCGGTGGTGCGCCCCTCAGAAACCAGGCCGAATCCAGCGAATTCAGTGAACTGTTCCTCAAGGCTTATCACTTCTGCGTTCTTTTCTTCGACGAAGAGCAGAACCTCACGGTGGAAGTCTGGAGCGACAAGGCGGAGATGATCGATAGTTTTGGGATAACGAACAGGTGA